One window from the genome of Molothrus ater isolate BHLD 08-10-18 breed brown headed cowbird chromosome 5, BPBGC_Mater_1.1, whole genome shotgun sequence encodes:
- the IFT56 gene encoding intraflagellar transport protein 56 isoform X3 → MMLSRAKPAVGGTPPPGDRRRKKGKEVPQLEELLSQRDFTGAIALLEFKQHVAEEEEEDGNLWIGYCAFHLGDYKRALEEYEALTKQATCKPDVWVNLACTYFFLGMYTQAEQAALKAPKSGLQNRLLFHLAHKFSDEKKLMSSHQNLQDVTEDQLSLASIHYMRSHYQEAIDIYKRILLDNREYLALNVYVALCYYKLDYYDVSQEVLAVYLQQVPDSTIALNLKACNHFRLYNGKAAEAELKNLTDSASSSFEFGKELIKHNLVVFRGGEGALQVLPPLVDVIPEARLNLVIYYLQQDDVQEAYNLIKDLEPTAPQEYILKGVVNAALGQEMGSRDHLKIAQQFFQLVGESASECVEGRME, encoded by the exons ATG ATGCTCTCTCGGGCCAAGCCGGCCGTGGGGGGTACCCCGCCGCCGGGAGACAGACggaggaagaaagggaaggaggtGCCACAGTTGGAAGAGCTCTTGTCCCAGAGGGACTTCACCGGCGCGATCGCCTTGCTGGAG TTTAAACAGCACGTagcggaggaggaggaggaggatggcaaCCTTTGGATTGGATACTGTGCGTTTCATTTGGGTGACTACAAGAGAGCTCTGGAG GAATATGAGGCTTTAACCAAGCAAGCAACTTGCAAACCAGATGTTTGGGTGAACCTTGCCTGTACCTACTTCTTTCTGGGGATGTACACGCAAGCAGAACAAGCAGCCTTGAAAG CACCTAAGAGTGGTCTCCAGAACCGTTTACTCTTTCACCTGGCACATAAG TTCAGTGATGAAAAGAAACTGATGAGCTCTCACCAGAACCTGCAGGATGTTACAGAAGATCAGCTTAGCCTGGCATCCATCCACTACATGCGGTCCCACTACCAAGAAGCCATTGATATCTACAAGCGCATTCTGCTGGACAATCG GGAATACCTGGCTCTGAATGTATATGTGGCCCTGTGCTATTACAAACTGGATTACTATGATGTCTCACAGGAAGTGCTAGCTGTTTATCTTCAGCAAGTTCCTGACAGCACCATTGCTCTTAACCTTAAGGCTTGTAACCATTTCCGACTTTACAATGGAAAGGCTGCAGAG GCAGAGCTCAAAAACTTGACAGACAGTGCCTCATCATCTTTTGAGTTTGGCAAGGAGCTCATTAAGCACAATCTG gTGGTTTTCCGAGGAGGAGAAGGGGCTTTGCAAGTCCTGCCTCCTCTGGTTGATGTTATTCCTGAGGCAAGACTGAATCTTGTGATTTACTATCTCCAGCAAG ATGATGTGCAGGAGGCTTATAACCTGATTAAGGACCTGGAACCTACAGCTCCACAG gagtacATCCTCAAAGGGGTGGTAAATGCAGCACTTGGACAAGAAATGGGCTCG AGAGATCATCTGAAAATTGCTCAACAGTTCTTCCAGTTGGTGGGGGAATCAGCCAGTGAATGTG
- the IFT56 gene encoding intraflagellar transport protein 56 isoform X2: MMLSRAKPAVGGTPPPGDRRRKKGKEVPQLEELLSQRDFTGAIALLEFKQHVAEEEEEDGNLWIGYCAFHLGDYKRALEEYEALTKQATCKPDVWVNLACTYFFLGMYTQAEQAALKAPKSGLQNRLLFHLAHKFSDEKKLMSSHQNLQDVTEDQLSLASIHYMRSHYQEAIDIYKRILLDNREYLALNVYVALCYYKLDYYDVSQEVLAVYLQQVPDSTIALNLKACNHFRLYNGKAAEAELKNLTDSASSSFEFGKELIKHNLVVFRGGEGALQVLPPLVDVIPEARLNLVIYYLQQDDVQEAYNLIKDLEPTAPQEYILKGVVNAALGQEMGSRDHLKIAQQFFQLVGESASECGRSCMRSWNGAWAGHLI, encoded by the exons ATG ATGCTCTCTCGGGCCAAGCCGGCCGTGGGGGGTACCCCGCCGCCGGGAGACAGACggaggaagaaagggaaggaggtGCCACAGTTGGAAGAGCTCTTGTCCCAGAGGGACTTCACCGGCGCGATCGCCTTGCTGGAG TTTAAACAGCACGTagcggaggaggaggaggaggatggcaaCCTTTGGATTGGATACTGTGCGTTTCATTTGGGTGACTACAAGAGAGCTCTGGAG GAATATGAGGCTTTAACCAAGCAAGCAACTTGCAAACCAGATGTTTGGGTGAACCTTGCCTGTACCTACTTCTTTCTGGGGATGTACACGCAAGCAGAACAAGCAGCCTTGAAAG CACCTAAGAGTGGTCTCCAGAACCGTTTACTCTTTCACCTGGCACATAAG TTCAGTGATGAAAAGAAACTGATGAGCTCTCACCAGAACCTGCAGGATGTTACAGAAGATCAGCTTAGCCTGGCATCCATCCACTACATGCGGTCCCACTACCAAGAAGCCATTGATATCTACAAGCGCATTCTGCTGGACAATCG GGAATACCTGGCTCTGAATGTATATGTGGCCCTGTGCTATTACAAACTGGATTACTATGATGTCTCACAGGAAGTGCTAGCTGTTTATCTTCAGCAAGTTCCTGACAGCACCATTGCTCTTAACCTTAAGGCTTGTAACCATTTCCGACTTTACAATGGAAAGGCTGCAGAG GCAGAGCTCAAAAACTTGACAGACAGTGCCTCATCATCTTTTGAGTTTGGCAAGGAGCTCATTAAGCACAATCTG gTGGTTTTCCGAGGAGGAGAAGGGGCTTTGCAAGTCCTGCCTCCTCTGGTTGATGTTATTCCTGAGGCAAGACTGAATCTTGTGATTTACTATCTCCAGCAAG ATGATGTGCAGGAGGCTTATAACCTGATTAAGGACCTGGAACCTACAGCTCCACAG gagtacATCCTCAAAGGGGTGGTAAATGCAGCACTTGGACAAGAAATGGGCTCG AGAGATCATCTGAAAATTGCTCAACAGTTCTTCCAGTTGGTGGGGGAATCAGCCAGTGAATGTG
- the IFT56 gene encoding intraflagellar transport protein 56 isoform X4: protein MMLSRAKPAVGGTPPPGDRRRKKGKEVPQLEELLSQRDFTGAIALLEFKQHVAEEEEEDGNLWIGYCAFHLGDYKRALEEYEALTKQATCKPDVWVNLACTYFFLGMYTQAEQAALKAPKSGLQNRLLFHLAHKFSDEKKLMSSHQNLQDVTEDQLSLASIHYMRSHYQEAIDIYKRILLDNREYLALNVYVALCYYKLDYYDVSQEVLAVYLQQVPDSTIALNLKACNHFRLYNGKAAEAELKNLTDSASSSFEFGKELIKHNLVVFRGGEGALQVLPPLVDVIPEARLNLVIYYLQQGSAGQMLIYY, encoded by the exons ATG ATGCTCTCTCGGGCCAAGCCGGCCGTGGGGGGTACCCCGCCGCCGGGAGACAGACggaggaagaaagggaaggaggtGCCACAGTTGGAAGAGCTCTTGTCCCAGAGGGACTTCACCGGCGCGATCGCCTTGCTGGAG TTTAAACAGCACGTagcggaggaggaggaggaggatggcaaCCTTTGGATTGGATACTGTGCGTTTCATTTGGGTGACTACAAGAGAGCTCTGGAG GAATATGAGGCTTTAACCAAGCAAGCAACTTGCAAACCAGATGTTTGGGTGAACCTTGCCTGTACCTACTTCTTTCTGGGGATGTACACGCAAGCAGAACAAGCAGCCTTGAAAG CACCTAAGAGTGGTCTCCAGAACCGTTTACTCTTTCACCTGGCACATAAG TTCAGTGATGAAAAGAAACTGATGAGCTCTCACCAGAACCTGCAGGATGTTACAGAAGATCAGCTTAGCCTGGCATCCATCCACTACATGCGGTCCCACTACCAAGAAGCCATTGATATCTACAAGCGCATTCTGCTGGACAATCG GGAATACCTGGCTCTGAATGTATATGTGGCCCTGTGCTATTACAAACTGGATTACTATGATGTCTCACAGGAAGTGCTAGCTGTTTATCTTCAGCAAGTTCCTGACAGCACCATTGCTCTTAACCTTAAGGCTTGTAACCATTTCCGACTTTACAATGGAAAGGCTGCAGAG GCAGAGCTCAAAAACTTGACAGACAGTGCCTCATCATCTTTTGAGTTTGGCAAGGAGCTCATTAAGCACAATCTG gTGGTTTTCCGAGGAGGAGAAGGGGCTTTGCAAGTCCTGCCTCCTCTGGTTGATGTTATTCCTGAGGCAAGACTGAATCTTGTGATTTACTATCTCCAGCAAG GATCTGCTGGACAGATGCTGATATATTACTAA